The genomic region CTTGCCGGCGCGCACCGGCGCGAGCAGCGCGCCCGGCGGGACGCGCAGCTTCGGGGCGAGCACGGTCGCGAGGATCGCCTCCTCGCTCCCCGCCCCGGCGGCCCGGAGCGCGGCGAGCGCCTTCGCGTCGGCGCCGGCGCGCGAGACGAGCACGTCGTCCACCGCCAGCGCCGCCAGCTCGGCCTCGGGCGCGCCGCGAGCGAGCCGGTCCGCGAACGGGCGGCCCAGCCTGGCCCCGCCGGCCGCGAGCGCCGCCCTCCACGAGCCCGACGCCCCCTTGGCCTCGAGGAGCGCCGCCGGATCGGCGCCCATCCGCGCCCCGGCCCAGCGGGCGATCCAGAGGTCCTCGGCGGCCGCGCCCATCATCACCGCCCGGACCAGCTCGGCCTTGGGCACGCCGTAGGCGGCCGAGAGCAGCGAGCTGCGCGTGGTGGCGAGGATGTACGGATCGGCGGCCGAGGGGCGCGCCGCGTCGTACGTCCGGTCGTTGAAGCAGTGGCAGGCGGGTCCCGCCGGGGCGGGCCGGGCGACTGCGGGGAGGAGGGCGAGGGCGGAGGCGAGGAGGAGCGGTCGCAAGCGGCTCAACCTAGCCCGGAAGCTCCCCTCCTGGGGAGTCCCCCGGGCCGAGGACGGCCGCCCGCCGGTGGGCGTCCGCCCACTCGTACCCCCGCTAGATCACATCGTAGCGGTCGAAGCGCATCGTGAAGAGCGCCCGGCCCTGGCTCAGCGAGCGCAGCTCGGTGGCGTAGCCGAACATCCGGCGCAGCGGCGCGTCGCAGGTGATCGCCTTCACGGCGCCCCGGTCGGCGACGTCGAGGACCAGCGCCCGCCGCCGGTCGAGGCTCCCGAGCACCTCCCCCAGGTTCTCGGAGGGCGCGACCACCTCGACCCGCATGAGCGGCTCGAGCACCACCGGCCGGGCCTGCGCCGCGGCGGCCCGCACCGCCTCCGCGGTGGCCACCTTGTAGGCGAACGGCTTCGAGGCCCCCTCGCGCCAGGTCGCGCCGGTGAGCGTGACCCGGAGGTCCTGCAGCGGCCAGCCCTCGAGGACGCCCCCCTCCGCCGCCTCGCGCGCGCCCGCCTCGCAGCAGCCGCGGACCTCCGGGCGCAGGAAGGGGAGCGCCGCGGCCTCCCTGGCCACCTCGAAGCGGAACCCCTCGCCGCGCGCGAGCGGCTCGACCCGCACCGCGGCCTGCCCGAAGAGCTCCTCGTCCTCCACCTGGCGCTGGAAGCTGCGCTCCGCGGCGGCGGCGGCGGTGATGGTCTCCCGCCGCAGCACCTGCGGGTCGCCGGTGCGGACGGGCAGCTTGAACTCGCGCCGGAGCCGCTCGGCCACCACCTGGAGGTGCAGCTCCCCCTGGCCCGAGACGAGGAGCTGCCCGGTGTCGGGGTCCTCGCCGAAGCGCAGGCTCGGGTCCTCGTCGGCGAGGCGCGAGAGCGCGGCGAGCAGCTCGTCGCGATCCTTGAGCGAGGCCGCCTCGATGGCCGCCGAGATCACCGGGTCGTAGCTGCCGATGCGGGTGAGGCGCAGCGGGTGGGCCCGGTCGCAGAGGGTGTCGCCGGTGCGCGTCTCCTTCAGCCCCATGACCGCGCAGAGCTGGCCCGCGCCGAGCGAGGGGACGCGCCGCGTCTCGGCGGCGTGGAGCAGCAGCAGCCGCGAGACCCGCTCCGCCTTGCCGAGGTCGGCGTTCCAGACCTCGTCCCCCTCGGCGAGCTCGCCGGAGTACAGCCGGAGGAACACGTGGCGCCGCTCGTCGTCGAGGAGCGAGACCTTGAACGCGAGCGCCAGGAGCGGCCCCTTCTCGTCCACGGCGCGCGCCTCCTCGGCGCCGGTGGCCGGGTTCGTCCCGGCGACGGGCGGGAGGTCGAGCGGCGAGGGGAGCCAGTCGCAGACGGCGTCGAGCACCTGCGGGACGCCGGCGTTGTGGAGCGCGGAGCCGCAGAGCACGGGCACGAAGCGGCCGGAGAGGGTGGCGCGGCGCACCGCGGCCCGGAGC from Anaeromyxobacter paludicola harbors:
- the fusA gene encoding elongation factor G, with the protein product MSGERGRPSAGEKRIRAIRNLGIMAHIDAGKTTLTERLLYVSGRTHKMGEVHEGAAVMDWMELERERGITITSAVTRFEWRGCELHLVDTPGHVDFTVEVERCLRVLDGAVAVFDAAHGVEPQSETVWRQADRYRVPRLAFANKMDRVGADFEGTLASMRRAFTEHRIAAVQRPLGAGAAFAGLEDLVGRRTIRFTDPDDPRAFTVAEGISRAAEADREALVATLADLDDAVAEAVLSDRPLDEPALRAAVRRATLSGRFVPVLCGSALHNAGVPQVLDAVCDWLPSPLDLPPVAGTNPATGAEEARAVDEKGPLLALAFKVSLLDDERRHVFLRLYSGELAEGDEVWNADLGKAERVSRLLLLHAAETRRVPSLGAGQLCAVMGLKETRTGDTLCDRAHPLRLTRIGSYDPVISAAIEAASLKDRDELLAALSRLADEDPSLRFGEDPDTGQLLVSGQGELHLQVVAERLRREFKLPVRTGDPQVLRRETITAAAAAERSFQRQVEDEELFGQAAVRVEPLARGEGFRFEVAREAAALPFLRPEVRGCCEAGAREAAEGGVLEGWPLQDLRVTLTGATWREGASKPFAYKVATAEAVRAAAAQARPVVLEPLMRVEVVAPSENLGEVLGSLDRRRALVLDVADRGAVKAITCDAPLRRMFGYATELRSLSQGRALFTMRFDRYDVI